A portion of the Pedobacter cryoconitis genome contains these proteins:
- a CDS encoding ParA family protein, whose translation MSKIIALANQKGGVGKTTSSINLAASLAVLEYKTLLVDADPQANSTSGIGFDPRSIKNSIYECIINDVEPSEAIQKTETPNLDLLPAHIDLVGAEIEMINLTNREYKMKAVLEKIKDQYDFIIIDCSPSLGLITINALTAADSVIIPVQCEYFALEGLGKLLNTIKIVQNRLNPELEIEGILLTMYDVRLRLSNQVVEEVRTHFQELVFDTIIQRNTRLSEAPSYGISVIMHDANCKGAINYLNLAREIVRKNGLVKENQGLTSATI comes from the coding sequence ATGAGTAAAATTATTGCATTGGCAAATCAGAAAGGTGGGGTAGGTAAAACAACTTCATCTATAAATTTAGCCGCCAGCCTGGCCGTATTAGAATACAAAACTTTATTAGTAGACGCAGACCCTCAGGCCAATTCAACTTCAGGAATTGGGTTTGATCCAAGAAGCATCAAAAATAGTATCTATGAATGCATCATTAATGATGTAGAACCATCTGAGGCTATTCAGAAGACGGAAACGCCTAATCTTGACTTATTACCAGCACATATCGATCTGGTTGGGGCAGAGATTGAGATGATCAATCTGACCAACAGGGAGTATAAAATGAAAGCCGTTCTGGAGAAAATTAAAGACCAGTATGATTTTATCATTATTGATTGTTCCCCTTCACTGGGCCTGATTACAATCAATGCTTTAACCGCTGCGGATTCTGTTATTATACCGGTTCAATGTGAATATTTCGCATTGGAAGGACTTGGTAAACTATTGAATACCATAAAAATTGTACAAAACAGGTTAAACCCTGAATTAGAGATTGAAGGTATTCTGTTAACGATGTACGATGTACGTTTACGTTTATCTAACCAGGTTGTAGAAGAAGTAAGAACGCATTTCCAGGAGCTTGTATTTGATACAATTATACAAAGAAATACCCGTTTAAGTGAAGCACCAAGTTATGGGATTTCGGTCATCATGCATGATGCAAATTGTAAGGGAGCAATAAATTATCTGAACCTTGCCCGTGAGATTGTCCGTAAAAACGGATTGGTCAAAGAAAATCAGGGTTTGACTTCTGCAACTATTTAA
- a CDS encoding ParB/RepB/Spo0J family partition protein gives MTSFQRKTGLGRGLSALLDDSDSAHPQKNAINPVSETEQKTQSGNIGNIKISDIETNPYQPRSEFDQVALNELADSIRVQGLIQPITVRKAAAGNYQLISGERRLRASKLAGLTEIPAYVREANDQQMLEMALIENIQRENLNAIEVALSFQRMLEECNLKQEQLGERVGKNRSTVTNYLRLLKLPPAIQISIRDQKISMGHARALISVEETDKQLFIHQEILDKGLSVRKVEELVRSINSLQLKPKNARQPSGVSFEYQKLQKDLASRFATKVKLKVGENGKGAIEIPFVSDDDLSRILELLDW, from the coding sequence ATGACATCGTTTCAGCGAAAAACAGGTTTAGGTAGAGGATTAAGTGCTCTTTTAGATGATTCGGATTCGGCTCATCCACAAAAGAATGCAATTAACCCGGTCAGTGAAACTGAACAGAAAACGCAATCAGGTAATATTGGCAATATCAAAATCAGTGATATCGAGACCAATCCTTATCAGCCGCGTTCTGAGTTTGATCAGGTTGCATTAAATGAACTGGCTGATTCCATTAGGGTACAGGGGTTAATCCAGCCGATTACTGTCAGAAAAGCTGCAGCAGGAAATTATCAGTTAATTTCAGGAGAGAGGCGTTTAAGAGCGTCTAAACTAGCTGGGTTGACGGAGATCCCTGCCTATGTCCGGGAGGCCAATGATCAGCAGATGCTGGAAATGGCCCTGATCGAGAATATTCAGCGTGAAAATTTAAATGCAATTGAAGTTGCACTGAGCTTTCAGCGTATGCTGGAAGAATGTAACCTGAAGCAGGAGCAGTTGGGAGAGCGCGTTGGTAAAAACCGGTCAACAGTTACCAATTACCTGCGTTTGCTAAAATTACCCCCTGCAATACAGATCTCGATCCGTGATCAGAAAATCTCTATGGGACATGCACGTGCGCTGATTAGTGTGGAAGAAACAGACAAGCAATTGTTTATCCATCAGGAAATTCTTGACAAGGGGCTTTCTGTACGTAAAGTGGAAGAACTAGTTCGCAGTATCAATAGTCTTCAGCTGAAACCTAAAAATGCAAGACAGCCATCAGGCGTGTCTTTCGAATATCAGAAATTACAAAAAGACCTGGCTTCAAGATTTGCGACTAAAGTGAAACTTAAAGTTGGTGAGAATGGCAAGGGTGCAATTGAAATCCCCTTTGTCTCTGATGATGACCTGAGCAGAATATTAGAATTATTAGATTGGTAA
- a CDS encoding outer membrane beta-barrel family protein: MKKLLLLFVFLGLIQQVNAQFTLGGGAQKVTITGRISAVIIDSATKQPVDYATISLVKVKDNKSVNGGVSDAKGKVVLQNVAPEQYKLLIGFMGYKSKTILVKTTPEKPDLNLGNILLTGTESNLKEVAIVGKTPMIETKIDKLVYNAEQDVTTAGGNAGDVMRKVPMVTVDIDGNPSLRGSSAVRVLINGKPSGTMSNSVADALKMIPAEEIKSVEVITSPSAKYDAEGAGGIINIITKKKTAEGINGNASLSVGTRQNNGNFSLNAKKGRLGISSSFGGQYAIPQDTRVVLENEVFSQQSRIFQDGFSKAKRHAYNGSIGLDYDINAYNSLSTNIKYNDFSNGAKGSSNVTSSIMDTILRTYVRSSDSKSSLNNIDWSADYRKTTKKEGEEFTVSGQASFGRNTTQFNTRLINPDGSALAPDVNGDNTGKNNEYTLQTDYVYPFSKTMSLETGVKGILRDIKSKYQSSEQDFDYKQNVVAAYGVLTFKLAKLLDVKGGLRAEYTDISGVSGSSLNFNNNYTNLFPSIIVSRTLKGNSTLKLSYNTRMQRPSLSYLNPFLNRSDPENQQQGNPNLNPEISDIVELGYSTFIKGSVINASIFYRTTTDVIESLYFPDQKLTTYANVGKNKSYGANVFATYNPLPKWTLMGNFSLNTYDLRNSQTNQSTGVFVNYSVFARSAISFKGGWNTEIFGVYNASRRTFQGTSGPMAFYGGAFKKEIMKKKATIGINVLNVFSRDLHIHNENTGADFRQNMNIYYPLRSFGVNFSYKFGKVTFSAPKKKKGISNDDLKQDEGAGGLGGGAGPKQ; encoded by the coding sequence ATGAAAAAACTACTACTACTATTTGTCTTTCTGGGACTAATACAGCAGGTTAATGCCCAATTCACTCTTGGAGGGGGCGCACAAAAGGTCACCATAACCGGAAGGATCAGTGCTGTCATTATTGACTCTGCTACAAAACAACCTGTTGATTATGCAACGATATCCCTGGTGAAGGTTAAAGATAATAAATCGGTTAACGGTGGTGTATCTGATGCTAAGGGGAAAGTTGTATTGCAAAATGTGGCTCCTGAGCAGTATAAATTACTGATTGGTTTTATGGGCTATAAAAGTAAAACGATATTGGTGAAGACTACGCCTGAAAAGCCTGACCTGAATTTAGGGAATATTTTATTAACTGGTACGGAAAGCAATTTGAAAGAAGTCGCTATTGTTGGTAAAACACCGATGATAGAAACTAAAATTGATAAATTGGTTTACAATGCGGAGCAGGATGTAACCACAGCAGGTGGTAACGCGGGAGATGTAATGCGTAAAGTGCCAATGGTGACTGTTGATATTGATGGAAACCCTTCTTTGCGCGGGAGTTCTGCAGTCAGGGTGCTGATTAATGGAAAGCCTTCGGGAACGATGTCAAACAGTGTTGCTGATGCTTTGAAGATGATTCCTGCAGAAGAAATTAAAAGCGTGGAAGTGATCACAAGTCCTTCGGCAAAATATGATGCTGAGGGTGCGGGTGGAATTATTAATATTATCACCAAAAAGAAAACTGCTGAGGGGATAAATGGTAATGCTTCGTTATCAGTTGGTACACGCCAGAATAATGGGAATTTTAGTTTAAATGCTAAAAAGGGACGTTTAGGGATCAGTTCAAGCTTTGGTGGACAATATGCGATTCCTCAGGATACACGGGTTGTTTTAGAAAATGAGGTCTTCAGCCAGCAATCACGTATCTTTCAGGACGGGTTTAGTAAAGCAAAAAGACATGCTTATAATGGAAGTATAGGGCTGGATTATGATATTAATGCTTATAACAGTCTTTCTACGAATATCAAATACAATGATTTTTCGAATGGTGCAAAAGGAAGTTCAAATGTGACCAGCAGTATCATGGATACTATATTGAGGACTTATGTACGTTCTTCTGATAGCAAGAGCAGTTTGAATAACATAGACTGGAGTGCGGATTATAGAAAAACGACCAAAAAAGAAGGAGAAGAATTTACTGTTTCCGGTCAGGCAAGTTTTGGCAGGAATACAACTCAATTCAACACACGCCTGATTAATCCGGATGGATCGGCATTGGCTCCTGATGTCAATGGTGATAACACGGGTAAAAATAATGAGTATACATTACAAACGGATTATGTCTATCCTTTTAGTAAAACAATGTCATTGGAAACCGGTGTTAAAGGAATTCTAAGAGATATAAAAAGTAAGTATCAGAGTAGCGAACAGGATTTTGATTATAAACAAAATGTTGTTGCAGCTTATGGTGTTTTAACCTTTAAACTTGCAAAATTGCTTGATGTTAAAGGTGGTTTAAGAGCGGAATACACTGACATCAGCGGGGTTTCTGGTTCCTCACTTAATTTCAATAATAATTATACGAATTTGTTTCCAAGTATAATCGTCTCCAGGACACTGAAGGGGAATTCTACGTTGAAACTGAGTTATAACACCAGGATGCAAAGACCAAGTTTGTCTTATCTGAATCCTTTCTTAAACAGGAGTGACCCGGAAAATCAGCAGCAGGGTAATCCGAATTTAAATCCTGAAATCAGTGATATTGTGGAGCTTGGTTATTCGACCTTCATTAAAGGATCTGTAATTAATGCTTCTATATTTTACCGTACTACTACGGACGTAATTGAGAGTCTGTACTTTCCTGATCAAAAGCTGACTACTTATGCCAACGTAGGTAAAAATAAATCTTACGGTGCCAATGTGTTTGCGACCTATAATCCATTACCTAAATGGACTTTGATGGGGAATTTTAGCTTAAATACGTATGATTTAAGAAATTCACAGACAAATCAGAGTACTGGTGTATTTGTAAATTACTCGGTATTTGCCAGGTCTGCAATCTCTTTTAAAGGTGGATGGAATACGGAGATCTTCGGGGTGTACAATGCATCAAGAAGGACTTTTCAGGGTACTTCGGGACCAATGGCCTTTTATGGTGGTGCGTTCAAGAAAGAGATCATGAAAAAGAAAGCAACAATTGGTATCAATGTATTGAATGTCTTTTCAAGAGATCTGCATATTCATAATGAAAATACAGGAGCTGATTTTCGCCAGAATATGAATATTTATTATCCGTTAAGATCTTTTGGGGTTAATTTTAGTTACAAGTTTGGTAAGGTTACTTTTTCTGCTCCAAAAAAGAAAAAAGGGATTTCTAATGATGACTTGAAACAGGATGAAGGTGCTGGAGGATTAGGCGGAGGTGCCGGGCCGAAACAATAA
- the dapB gene encoding 4-hydroxy-tetrahydrodipicolinate reductase → MNIALIGYGKMGQIIERFAIERGHEVVLKVGIDNLADLTVSNLRKADVAIDFSTPDAAINNIYTCFDANVPIVVGTTGWYGQLQEIKDECLRRNNTLLYGSNFSIGVNLFFHINEVLAKVMNNYPVYEVQVEEIHHTQKLDSPSGTAMTLAEGIIENMDRKSEWVNELDGNPALEVLKQEQVLIASQRIENIPGTHTVIYSSEVDEIELKHTAHSRAGFALGAVVAAEWLQNKQGFYNISDIFNLK, encoded by the coding sequence ATGAATATAGCTTTAATCGGTTACGGTAAAATGGGTCAGATCATTGAACGTTTTGCTATAGAAAGAGGACATGAAGTTGTCCTGAAAGTAGGCATAGATAACCTGGCCGACCTGACTGTGTCTAATTTAAGAAAAGCAGATGTAGCCATAGATTTCAGTACGCCTGATGCTGCTATTAATAATATATATACTTGCTTTGATGCAAATGTACCTATCGTTGTAGGTACAACGGGCTGGTATGGGCAATTGCAGGAAATAAAGGACGAATGTCTGCGCCGTAACAATACACTGTTATACGGGTCTAATTTCAGTATTGGGGTTAATTTGTTTTTTCATATTAATGAAGTGCTTGCAAAAGTGATGAACAATTACCCGGTATATGAAGTACAGGTAGAGGAAATTCACCATACGCAGAAACTGGACTCACCAAGTGGTACAGCTATGACGCTTGCAGAAGGAATTATCGAAAATATGGACCGTAAATCTGAGTGGGTAAATGAACTGGATGGCAATCCTGCGTTAGAAGTACTTAAACAAGAACAAGTTTTGATCGCTTCGCAGCGGATTGAAAATATACCAGGTACACATACAGTGATTTATAGCTCAGAAGTAGATGAAATAGAATTGAAACATACTGCGCATAGCCGTGCTGGATTTGCATTGGGTGCAGTAGTAGCTGCTGAATGGCTGCAAAATAAACAGGGATTCTATAATATATCTGATATATTTAATTTAAAATAA
- the leuS gene encoding leucine--tRNA ligase: MDYQFKEIEQKWQGFWAAHQTFKAEATSAKPKFYVLDMFPYPSGAGLHVGHPLGYIASDIFSRYKRLKGYNVLHPMGYDSFGLPAEQYAIQTGQHPALTTEANISTYRRQLDQIGFSFDWSREVRTSEPEYYKWTQWVFMQLFNSWYNLETDRAEDISTLIEKFNASGSADVKAASDEDVKNFMPSDWANMTAEEKQEELLKYRLTFLKESTVNWCAALGTVLANDEVKDGFSERGGHPVEQKKMMQWSMRISAYAERLLQGLNTIDWPEPVKEMQRNWIGKSVGASVRFKIETDAAINTDYIEVFTTRVDTIFGVSYVVLAPEHELVAALTTPAQVSEIKNYIEQTKKKSELDRMADTKTVSGAFTGTYVVNPVSGERIQLWIADYVLAGYGTGAVMGVPSGDQRDWLFAKHFNLPVVQILDAQTAIDVQADSTKEGKYINSGFINGMTYTEAVTTLNKWLEDQGAGKAKVNFRMRDAIFGRQRYWGEPIPVYFKDGLPYLIKEEELPLLLPEVNKYLPTETGEPPLGRAENWTYENQYHYELSTMPGWAGSSWYWYRYMDSNNETAFAGKEAIEYWKDVDLYIGGAEHATGHLLYSRFWNKFLKDMGYVKEEEPFKKLINQGMIQGRTNFVYRVADESGKGTHTLVSHGLKNDYKTSALRVDVNIVENEILDIEKFKLFRPEFADAEFILENGKYICGVEVEKMSKSYFNVVNPDVLIASYGADTLRMYEMFLGPLEQSKPWNTNGIEGVFKFLRKFWRLFHNDSWEFTVSDAEPSKAELKALHKIIKKVQDDIERFSFNTSVSSFMIAVNELTDLKCNKRSILQELVVVLSPYAPHITEELWALLGNTESLSYTAYPEFNPAHLVEDEFSYPVSVNGKTRLNLNLSLALEAKEIEEIVLADEQVQKYLEGKTPKKVIIVKGRIVNIVI; this comes from the coding sequence ATGGATTACCAATTTAAAGAAATAGAACAGAAGTGGCAGGGGTTTTGGGCAGCACACCAAACGTTTAAAGCAGAGGCAACATCAGCCAAACCTAAATTTTATGTGCTTGATATGTTTCCATACCCATCGGGTGCAGGTTTACATGTTGGCCACCCACTGGGCTATATTGCCTCCGATATATTTTCAAGATACAAAAGATTAAAAGGTTACAATGTTTTACATCCGATGGGATATGATTCATTTGGTTTACCTGCTGAACAATATGCAATACAAACAGGTCAGCATCCGGCGTTAACAACTGAAGCGAATATCAGTACTTACCGTCGTCAGCTGGATCAGATTGGTTTTTCTTTTGACTGGAGCCGCGAAGTACGTACCAGCGAACCTGAATATTACAAGTGGACGCAATGGGTGTTCATGCAGCTGTTCAATTCCTGGTATAACCTGGAAACAGACCGCGCCGAAGATATCAGCACTTTAATTGAAAAATTCAATGCTTCGGGCAGTGCTGATGTAAAAGCAGCAAGTGATGAGGACGTGAAAAATTTCATGCCAAGTGACTGGGCAAACATGACCGCAGAAGAAAAGCAGGAAGAATTGTTGAAATACCGTTTAACATTTTTGAAGGAAAGTACAGTAAACTGGTGCGCGGCATTAGGAACGGTACTGGCCAATGATGAAGTTAAAGATGGGTTCTCTGAACGCGGCGGTCATCCGGTAGAACAGAAAAAAATGATGCAATGGAGCATGCGTATTTCTGCTTATGCGGAACGTTTGCTGCAAGGCCTGAATACGATTGACTGGCCGGAACCGGTTAAAGAAATGCAGCGCAACTGGATTGGTAAAAGTGTAGGGGCGAGTGTCCGCTTCAAAATCGAAACCGATGCAGCCATCAATACGGATTACATTGAAGTGTTTACCACGCGTGTGGATACGATCTTTGGTGTTTCTTATGTGGTCTTAGCTCCGGAACACGAACTGGTCGCAGCATTGACTACACCAGCACAGGTAAGTGAGATTAAGAATTATATAGAACAGACTAAAAAGAAATCTGAGTTAGACCGTATGGCGGATACTAAAACAGTTTCTGGTGCTTTTACGGGTACTTATGTAGTGAACCCGGTAAGTGGTGAGCGTATCCAGTTATGGATTGCTGATTATGTGCTTGCTGGTTATGGAACTGGTGCAGTAATGGGCGTGCCGAGTGGTGATCAGCGTGACTGGTTATTTGCAAAGCATTTTAATTTGCCAGTGGTTCAGATTCTTGATGCGCAAACAGCTATTGATGTACAGGCTGACAGTACTAAAGAAGGTAAATATATCAATTCTGGTTTCATCAATGGCATGACTTATACGGAAGCGGTCACTACTTTAAATAAGTGGCTGGAAGATCAGGGTGCAGGAAAAGCGAAAGTGAATTTCCGTATGCGTGATGCAATATTTGGTCGTCAGCGTTATTGGGGGGAGCCTATTCCGGTTTATTTTAAAGACGGTCTGCCTTATTTGATCAAGGAAGAGGAATTACCTTTATTGTTACCTGAAGTTAATAAGTATTTACCAACAGAAACTGGTGAGCCTCCTCTGGGCAGAGCCGAAAACTGGACTTACGAAAATCAATATCATTATGAGTTGAGCACCATGCCGGGATGGGCAGGTTCAAGCTGGTACTGGTATCGTTATATGGATTCCAATAACGAAACTGCTTTTGCTGGTAAAGAAGCGATTGAATACTGGAAAGACGTAGATTTATATATCGGTGGTGCTGAACATGCTACGGGCCACTTGCTTTATAGCCGTTTCTGGAATAAGTTCCTGAAAGATATGGGATATGTCAAAGAAGAAGAGCCTTTCAAAAAGCTGATTAACCAGGGAATGATCCAGGGCAGGACTAATTTTGTTTACCGGGTAGCAGATGAATCGGGCAAAGGGACGCATACTTTGGTTTCTCATGGTTTGAAGAACGATTATAAAACTTCGGCATTACGTGTCGATGTCAATATTGTAGAGAATGAAATCCTGGATATTGAAAAATTTAAGTTGTTCAGGCCTGAATTTGCCGACGCAGAATTTATTCTGGAAAATGGTAAATATATTTGTGGGGTAGAGGTAGAAAAAATGTCTAAGTCTTATTTCAATGTCGTGAATCCTGATGTACTGATTGCCAGTTATGGTGCAGATACTTTAAGGATGTACGAAATGTTCTTAGGGCCGCTTGAACAAAGTAAACCTTGGAATACCAATGGCATTGAAGGAGTGTTTAAGTTCCTTCGTAAATTCTGGCGCTTATTTCACAATGACTCCTGGGAATTTACGGTATCGGATGCTGAACCTTCAAAAGCTGAGTTGAAGGCATTACATAAAATTATTAAAAAGGTACAAGATGATATTGAGCGTTTTTCTTTCAATACCTCAGTATCCAGTTTTATGATTGCCGTCAATGAGCTGACAGACCTTAAATGTAATAAACGCAGTATTTTACAAGAGCTGGTTGTTGTTCTTTCTCCATATGCACCGCATATTACGGAAGAATTATGGGCATTGTTAGGGAATACAGAAAGTTTGTCTTATACTGCTTATCCTGAATTCAATCCGGCACATTTAGTAGAAGATGAATTTAGCTATCCGGTTTCTGTAAACGGAAAAACCAGGTTAAACTTAAACCTGAGTTTAGCGCTTGAAGCGAAGGAAATTGAAGAAATTGTATTGGCTGATGAACAGGTTCAGAAGTATCTGGAGGGTAAAACACCTAAAAAGGTAATTATCGTTAAAGGCCGTATTGTGAATATTGTGATTTAA
- a CDS encoding DUF5683 domain-containing protein, producing the protein MPKNLLLSVLFCCTVFAVSGQEKFSVKGDSLKRTPVKADTGYVNLGRIAGRKAAIRSALIPGWGQYGNGLTVYRGIKIAAIYTGGTLLAISFIQNNNKYHEYLTELQFRAANNDQPTQGSPLANISTAGLITAKDVYRRNKEVIIFSFAGLYVVNIVEAYVDARLSYFDIGDNLAIKISPTVIGTQSLMYGYNAFNPGLKVAFRF; encoded by the coding sequence ATGCCAAAAAACCTACTGTTATCGGTCTTGTTTTGCTGCACTGTTTTTGCAGTTAGCGGACAGGAAAAATTTAGTGTAAAAGGTGATAGTCTTAAACGTACTCCGGTTAAAGCGGATACGGGTTATGTAAATCTTGGCCGTATTGCTGGCAGAAAGGCAGCAATCAGATCTGCACTGATCCCAGGCTGGGGACAGTATGGAAATGGATTAACTGTCTATCGCGGTATAAAAATAGCTGCAATTTATACAGGTGGTACATTACTGGCTATATCTTTCATTCAGAATAACAATAAATATCACGAATACCTGACTGAGCTTCAGTTCAGGGCAGCAAATAATGACCAGCCTACACAAGGTAGCCCGCTTGCGAATATCAGTACTGCGGGACTAATAACCGCAAAAGATGTATACCGGAGAAATAAAGAAGTTATTATTTTCTCTTTCGCAGGTTTATATGTCGTGAATATTGTTGAAGCTTATGTGGATGCAAGACTTTCCTATTTTGATATAGGGGATAACCTGGCTATCAAGATTTCTCCTACTGTAATCGGTACACAATCACTTATGTATGGATACAATGCTTTCAACCCTGGTCTCAAAGTCGCCTTCAGATTTTAA
- a CDS encoding ABC transporter substrate-binding protein, which produces MPRIIKNIFYTLCLITLYSCHSGTQDNDKKVFNLNFDQSLTSLDPAFARNQPAIWMMNQLFNGLVQADSALNTVPAIAKSWEVAPDGLQYTFHLRSDVYFHDDPLFIHGKGRKVVAADFAYSFNRLSDPKVASSGGWIFSDKVKNKNSFQALNDTTLIIHLTKPFPAFLNLLTTQYCVVIPHEVADYYGKDFRSHPIGTGPFRFKYWKEEEILVLLKNENYWEKDKGKKLPYLDAVKVSFITDKQSAFMSFIKKDLDFFYSVDGSYRDDILTKSGHMTSKYKGKFQLIKGAYLCTEYVGILVDTSKSIVRNSPLRFKKVRQAINYGIDKAKLIKYLRNSTGTPATSGFVPKGMPGFDSIKVKGYHYDPVKAAQLLAEAGFPHGKGMPEVTLSTSTTYKDLIEFIQGELNALGIKIKVDVTPSSSLRELMSKNEVNFFRGSWIADYPDAENYLSVFYSKNRVPYGPNYTGYFNKEFDRLFEQSYYENDAKKRYILYQKMDNMVIENASIVPILYDQSVTMLQNNISGYPINPLSVMILKRVKKK; this is translated from the coding sequence ATGCCCCGAATTATAAAAAATATATTTTACACTTTATGCCTGATTACGCTCTATAGCTGCCATTCCGGTACACAGGACAACGATAAAAAAGTCTTTAACCTGAATTTTGACCAGAGCCTGACTTCATTAGATCCCGCTTTTGCACGTAATCAGCCTGCAATATGGATGATGAACCAGCTTTTCAATGGCCTTGTTCAGGCAGACAGTGCACTAAATACGGTTCCTGCAATCGCCAAATCCTGGGAAGTAGCCCCGGATGGGCTCCAGTATACTTTTCATCTGCGCAGTGATGTATATTTTCATGATGATCCCCTTTTCATCCATGGAAAAGGAAGAAAAGTTGTTGCTGCAGATTTTGCCTATAGCTTTAACCGTTTGTCAGATCCTAAAGTAGCTTCTTCCGGAGGCTGGATCTTTAGCGACAAGGTGAAAAACAAAAACAGCTTCCAGGCACTCAACGATACTACGTTAATTATCCATTTAACGAAACCCTTCCCCGCATTCCTCAACCTCCTGACTACACAATACTGTGTAGTTATACCACATGAAGTAGCAGATTATTATGGAAAAGATTTCAGGAGCCATCCGATAGGCACAGGGCCTTTCCGTTTTAAATATTGGAAAGAAGAAGAAATTCTTGTGCTATTGAAAAATGAAAATTACTGGGAGAAAGACAAAGGAAAAAAACTTCCTTACCTGGATGCCGTTAAAGTCTCGTTCATCACAGACAAACAAAGCGCGTTCATGTCCTTTATCAAAAAAGATCTCGATTTCTTTTACAGTGTTGATGGAAGCTACCGTGATGATATTTTAACCAAAAGCGGCCATATGACCAGCAAGTATAAAGGGAAATTCCAGTTAATCAAAGGGGCCTATCTATGTACGGAATATGTTGGGATACTAGTAGACACCTCAAAATCCATTGTCAGAAATTCACCTTTAAGATTTAAAAAAGTACGGCAGGCCATTAATTATGGCATAGATAAAGCCAAGCTGATCAAATATTTGCGCAATAGCACAGGGACTCCTGCAACCTCTGGTTTTGTACCTAAAGGCATGCCTGGCTTTGACAGTATTAAAGTAAAAGGTTACCATTACGATCCTGTAAAAGCTGCACAGTTATTGGCTGAAGCAGGCTTCCCCCATGGAAAAGGGATGCCGGAAGTCACCTTGAGTACTTCTACAACGTACAAAGATCTGATCGAATTTATACAGGGTGAATTAAACGCATTGGGCATAAAAATCAAGGTTGACGTTACACCAAGTTCCAGCTTAAGAGAATTGATGTCTAAGAATGAAGTCAATTTCTTCAGGGGTTCCTGGATTGCCGATTATCCGGATGCAGAAAATTACCTCTCTGTTTTCTATTCCAAAAACCGGGTTCCCTATGGACCTAACTATACCGGATATTTCAATAAAGAATTTGATCGCTTATTTGAACAAAGTTATTATGAGAATGATGCAAAAAAACGTTACATACTATATCAAAAAATGGATAACATGGTTATAGAAAACGCCTCCATTGTCCCTATTTTATATGATCAGTCAGTGACCATGCTTCAAAATAACATCAGCGGCTATCCAATTAATCCATTAAGTGTAATGATCCTGAAACGGGTTAAAAAGAAATAA
- a CDS encoding NADPH-dependent FMN reductase, whose protein sequence is MITIISGTNRPDSNTLKVAKYYRDTLAKKGQEANILSLTDLPAELIISDLYGKRSPEFKKIQEKITATEKFVFIIPEYNGSFPGVLKTLIDACDFPDSFYDKKACLVGISSGKYGNIRGIDHFGGVCSYLHLNVLPLRLHIPVIKTELDEHGNFYKEDTLKFTGQQIDKLIAY, encoded by the coding sequence ATGATCACGATCATTTCCGGCACAAACAGACCTGATAGCAATACGCTGAAAGTCGCAAAATATTATAGAGACACGCTCGCTAAAAAAGGACAAGAGGCTAATATACTAAGTCTGACAGATCTTCCCGCTGAATTAATCATTTCCGATTTATACGGAAAAAGATCTCCGGAATTTAAAAAGATACAAGAAAAAATTACGGCAACAGAAAAATTTGTATTCATTATTCCTGAATACAACGGAAGTTTTCCTGGTGTTTTGAAAACATTGATAGATGCTTGTGACTTTCCGGACAGTTTTTATGATAAAAAAGCCTGCCTGGTTGGGATTTCATCTGGTAAATATGGCAATATCAGAGGAATTGATCATTTTGGCGGCGTATGCAGCTATCTGCACCTGAACGTCCTGCCGCTGCGCTTACATATTCCGGTCATCAAAACTGAGTTGGACGAGCACGGTAATTTCTATAAAGAAGATACTTTAAAATTTACGGGACAGCAGATAGACAAGCTTATTGCTTACTAA